The window GGGTCGGCGCCGCGCGGCATCCGCTCGGACTCCATGCGCGCCTTGAGCCGGCGGATCTCGCGCACGGCGTCGTCCCCGAGGCCCTCGACCGGATACCTCAGCGGGTCGATCAGCTCGACGAACTCCTGGCCCAGGTCCGCGTCACCGGCCATCGGCTCGGCGCGGAGCAGCGCCTGGCTCTCCCAGACCAGCGACCACCGCCGGTAGTACGCCGCGTACGACTTCAGGGTGCGGACGAGGGGGCCGCTCTTGCCCTCGGGACGGAGGTCGGCGTCGATGAGGAGCGGCGGATCGGCGGTCGGCAGTTCCAGGAGCCTGCGCATCTCGGTGATGACGGTGTTGGCGGCCCGCGTCGCCTCCTCGTCGTCGACCCCTTCCCGGGGCTGGTGCACGAACAGGACGTCGGCGTCGGAGCCGTACCCCAGCTCGTGCCCGCCGAAGCGGCCCATCCCGATGACGGCGAACCGGGTCGGCAGGGTGTCCCCCCACCGGGCGCGGACCGCGGCGCGCAGGGCCCCGGAGAGCGTGGCCGCGTTCAGGTCGGTGACCGCCGAGCCCACCCGGTCCACCAGCGCGCCGGGATCGGGTTCCGCCGGGCTGTCCTCGGTGCCGTACGAGCCGATGAGGTCGGCCGCCGTCGTGCGGAACAGCTCCCGCCGCCGCACCCCGCGCGCCACCGCGACCGCCGCCTCGGCGCCCTGCGCCCGGCCTACCGCGGCGAGCACCTCCTGGTCCAGGTGCTCGCGCCGGCGCGGCTTCAGCCCTTCGGGGTCGCCGAGGATCGCGACGGCCTCCGGGGCCCGCATCAGCAGGTCGGGGGCGAGGCGCCCGGCGGACAGCACCCGGGCGAGGTTCTCGGCGGCGGCGCCCTCGTCGCGCAGGAGGCGCAGGTACCAGGGGGTCTTGCCGAGCGCGTCGGAGACCTGCCGGAAGCCGAGGAGTCCCGCGTCCGGGTCGGCGGAGTCCGCGAACCAGCCGAGCAGCACCGGCAGCAGCGTGCGCTGGATGGCCGCCTTGCGGGACACCCCGGACGACAGGGCCTCCAGATGCCGGAGCGCCGCCGCGGGGTCGGCGTAGCCGAGGGCTTCGAGGCGTACGACGGCGGCCTTGGGGCTGAGCCTGCTCTCACCGGGGGCGAGCTGGGCGACCGCGTCCAGGAGCGGCCGGTAGAAGAGCTTCTCGTGCAGCCGCCGCACCACGGACGCGTGCCGGCGCCACGCCCGGTTGATTTCGGCGACCGGGTCCGTGCGCAGCCCGAGCGAGCGCCCGAGCCGCCGCAGGTCGGCCTCGTCCTCGGGGACCAGGTGCGTGCGGCGCAGCCGGTAGAGCTGGATGCGGTGCTCCATGGCGCGCAGGAAGCGGTAGGCCTCGTCCAGCTGGGCGGCGTCGGCCCGGCCGACGTAGCCGCCGGCCGCGAGGGCGCGCAGGGCCTCCAGCGTGGACCCGGAGTGCAGGGTGCTGTCGCTGCGGCCGTGGACGAGCTGCAGGAGCTGCACGGCGAACTCGACGTCCCTCAGCCCGCCGGGGCCGAGCTTGAGCTCACGGTCGATCCGGTCGACGGGGATGTTGTCGACGACCCGGCGGCGCATCTTCTGCACGTCGCCGACGAAGTTCTCCCGTTCCGCGGCCTGCCACACCAGCGGTGACACGGCGGCGACATACTCCGCGCCGAGGCCGGGGTCGCCGGCCACCGGCCGGGCCTTCAGCAGGGCCTGGAACTCCCAGGTCTTCGCCCAGCGCTGGTAGTAGGCCAGGTGGGAGGACAGGGTCCGCACCAGGGGCCCGTTGCGGCCCTCCGGGCGGAGGTTGGCGTCCACGGGCCAGATGGTGCCCTCGACGGTGGTGTCGGAGCAGATGCGCATCATGTGGGCGGCGAGGCGGGTGGCGGCCTGCAGGGCGCCGCTCTCCTCCGCCCCGGCGACGGGCTCGCCCACGAAGATCACGTCGACGTCGGACACGTAGTTCAGCTCGTGCCCGCCGCACTTGCCCATCGCGATGACGGCCAGCCGGCACTGCGCGGCGTCGGCGGGGGCCGCGGCGCCCGCGATGGCGAGTGCGGCCCGCAGGGTGGCCGTCGCGAGGTCGGCCAGCTCGGCGGCGACCTGGGCGACGTCCGTCGTCCCGCACACGTCGCGGGCCGCGATGGACAGCAGGGACCTGCGGTAGGCGACCCGCAGCCCGTCCGGGTCCACCACGTCGTCGAGCATGCGTTCGAACTCGGGGACTCCGGGGTGCAGGTCGGTGGCCTCGTACGTGACGAGGGCGTGCCAGTCGTGCGGATGCCGCGCCAGATGGTCCCCGAGCGCCTCCGAGGCGCCCAGTGCGCCGAGGAGCCGGTCCCGCAGCGGTTTGGCCGTGACGAGGGTGTCGAGGAGGACCTGCCGCTCGGCGGGCTCCTCGGCCTCCACGAGCCGCACGAGGCTGTTCAGCGCGAGATCGGGGTCCGCGGTCGCCCCGAGCGCGTCGAAGAGGACCGGATCGGCCCGTACGGACGACAGTTCGGGCAGATCGAGCAGTCTCTCGGCGGCGGACGGATCGGTGAAGCCGTGCCGCAGCAGCCTGGTGAACGTACTGCTCCTGCGTCCCGGCACCGTCGTCATTCCGTGTTCTCCCGCCAGCCGACCCCACATGTCCGCCCTTCGAGCCTAGCCCTGTGCGGGTGAATACGGAGAGGGGGCGCAGGCCCGGCTTCCTCCAGGCCCGCCCGGACGGGGGTGGAGGAAGCCCACGGCCCGTCCGGACGGCTGAGCGCCGGTGCCGTGGCGCCGGTCCCGTGATCCGTGACGCCCGCGCCCGCCGGGGATCGCGGGACGGCCCTCAGCCCGCAGGGGATCGCGGGACGGCCGTCAGCGCGGGCGCGTACCGATGACGACGGTGGCGTACCACTCCTCGGAGACGACGACGCGCGGGATCAGCCCGCTGCCGCGCAGCGCCTCCTGGGCCCGCGCCGCCTGCCGCTCACTGGCCTCGACCAGCAGACTGCCTCCCGGTGCCAGCCAGGACGCCGCCTCCGCGGCCACGCGCCGCATGACGTCGAGGCCGTCGCCACCGCCGTCGAGCGCCACGCGCGGCTCGTGGATGCGTGCCTCCGGGGGCAGCAGCGCGACGTCACCCGTCGGCACGTACGGGACGTTGGCGAGGAGGACGTCGACGCGTCCGCGCAGGGAGCGCGGCAGGGGCTCGAACAGGTCGCCCTCGTAGACCGTCCCCCGGTCACCGACGTTGCGCCGCGCGCAGCGCACCGCCGCGGGTTCGACGTCGGCGGCGTGCAGTTCGGCCCCGGGCAGCGAGGCGGTCAGGGCGGCGCCCAGCGCCCCCGAACCGCAGCACAGGTCGACGACGACCGCCCGCTCCGGAGCGAGGGCGGCGGCCTGCCCGACGAGGAACTCGGTACGCCTGCGGGGCACGAAGACCCCGGGGTCGACCGCGATCCGCAGCCCGCAGAACTCGGCCCAGCCCAGGACGTGTTCGAGCGGGAGGCCGGCCGCGCGCCGCTCGACCATGGCGGCGAGTTCGGCGGGTCCGTCGGCCGTGGAGAGGAGAAGGCCGGCCTCGTCCTCGGCGAATACACAGCCTGCGGCGCGCAGCGTGGTGACGACTGCGGAGAGATCGAGCGGAGGGAATTCCTGCATGGGGCGGAGCCTTTCGGGAAAAACCGATGGGCGCTCCGCGGCCGCTCAGACCCGTCGGGGCCGGCGACGACGAGAGGTGAGCACCCGTCCTGCGACAGCGTTGATGGGTCTCACCTCCTGGGTCGGTCCCGGTCTCGGGAGGGGTCAGACTACCCGACCCCCGAAGGAGCGGTACCCGTGCCGGCGGTGCGCATCGGCAGGTACGGGGCGCGCGTCCGCGCGTCCGCGGCCTCATGCCGGTGCCTCACCGCACATGCGCGTCGGGACGTGGGCCCCGCCGGATTCTGCCCGCCGCACACCACGTGGAGGCGGTAGATAATGGCCGTATGGAGAGCTCTGTGGGACTGCGCGAGCGCAAGAAGGCAGCCACCCGGCAGGCCGTGCACGAGGCGACACTGCGCCTGACCGTCGAGAACGGCTTCGACCACGTGACGGTGGAGGCGGTCGCGGACGCGGCCGGCATCTCCCGCAGGACCTTCTCCAACTACTTCACCAACAAGGAGGACGCCCTCCTCTACGGCGAGGAGCAGCAGATCGGCTCGCTGGTCCGAGCCGTCCGCGAGCGCCCCGCGGACGAACCCGCGTGGACCGCACTCAGGGCGGCTGTGGCGGAGTTCTCCGAACGCGTCGCTCCCCCGGAGCGCGAGTGGGCCGTCCGCACGAGGCTGGCCATGGGCCACCCCTCGCTCCTCGCCCGCCAGCTGGGCAACCACGCGGCGATGGAGAGGGATCTGGCGGACGCCATAGCCCTGCGCCGCGGGCCCGGCGGCGGGCCGGTGCGGCCGATGGTCCTGGCGGCCGCCTTCCTCTCCTCGCTCCGGATCGCGATGCGCATGTGGATCGAGGAAGACCTGGCCCGGGAGCCCGGCGAGGTCATCGACGAGATCCTCGACGAGATGGGCCGGGACTTCCGCACGGAGGACCGGGCTCCGGGCGCCGGGTCCCCGGACGCGGCGGGCGGGACGCCCGCGCCGCGCTGACCGGCGTACGCACCACGGGGCGCCCGGATACCCTCCGGCCATGACGCAGCCCGACATACCCGGGACCCCGGCACGCTCCGCACCCTCTCCTGAGGGCCCCCGACCGCTCCGCAGGATCACGCTCACCGCGCTGAGCGTGTTCCTGACGGCCTGGGCCCTGTGCTGGATCAAGGCGTACGCGGTGAACGACGACCTCCCCAACACCTGCCACGACATCCGCCGGCAGCGCTTCCCGACGGAGGTGGCCTGCGCCTCCGCGGACGGGACCCTCACCGGAGGGAACCCGGGCTGGCTGGTCGCCCTGTTCTTCGCCTCTCTCGTCGTGACCGTCCTGTGCGGGGGCCTGGCCCTCGCGGTGTCGTCGGCCACCCGCGGACGGTGAGTCGGCCGCGCCGGGCGGCCCCTGGAGGTGAGTCGGGCGCTGATGGACGGTCAGCCACGCCGGGCGGCGCCGTCGGGCCACACGACGTCCACCGGCACCCCCGCCCGGCGGGCCTCCTCGACCAGGTCGGCGGTCCCGCCGCCCCGGCCGGAGGGCGGCGCCCCGTCCCACACGGCGACGACCCGGTCCGCACGTCTCAACAGCTCGGAGTTGGCGGCCTCGTAGGCGGCGCGGCCGACGGATTCGTACGGCAGGGTGTGCACCTCGACGGCGGCCTCGCAGAGGTGGTCGAAGACCGGGCCGTCCTGCGGCTTCACATGGACGTCGCGGTAGTCGAGGGACGGTATGACGACGACGAGGCGGCCGCCCATGGCGCTGACCTCCTCCGCGAAGAGCGAATCGGCCCCCGCGGCG is drawn from Streptomyces sp. NBC_00178 and contains these coding sequences:
- a CDS encoding bifunctional [glutamine synthetase] adenylyltransferase/[glutamine synthetase]-adenylyl-L-tyrosine phosphorylase, with the protein product MTTVPGRRSSTFTRLLRHGFTDPSAAERLLDLPELSSVRADPVLFDALGATADPDLALNSLVRLVEAEEPAERQVLLDTLVTAKPLRDRLLGALGASEALGDHLARHPHDWHALVTYEATDLHPGVPEFERMLDDVVDPDGLRVAYRRSLLSIAARDVCGTTDVAQVAAELADLATATLRAALAIAGAAAPADAAQCRLAVIAMGKCGGHELNYVSDVDVIFVGEPVAGAEESGALQAATRLAAHMMRICSDTTVEGTIWPVDANLRPEGRNGPLVRTLSSHLAYYQRWAKTWEFQALLKARPVAGDPGLGAEYVAAVSPLVWQAAERENFVGDVQKMRRRVVDNIPVDRIDRELKLGPGGLRDVEFAVQLLQLVHGRSDSTLHSGSTLEALRALAAGGYVGRADAAQLDEAYRFLRAMEHRIQLYRLRRTHLVPEDEADLRRLGRSLGLRTDPVAEINRAWRRHASVVRRLHEKLFYRPLLDAVAQLAPGESRLSPKAAVVRLEALGYADPAAALRHLEALSSGVSRKAAIQRTLLPVLLGWFADSADPDAGLLGFRQVSDALGKTPWYLRLLRDEGAAAENLARVLSAGRLAPDLLMRAPEAVAILGDPEGLKPRRREHLDQEVLAAVGRAQGAEAAVAVARGVRRRELFRTTAADLIGSYGTEDSPAEPDPGALVDRVGSAVTDLNAATLSGALRAAVRARWGDTLPTRFAVIGMGRFGGHELGYGSDADVLFVHQPREGVDDEEATRAANTVITEMRRLLELPTADPPLLIDADLRPEGKSGPLVRTLKSYAAYYRRWSLVWESQALLRAEPMAGDADLGQEFVELIDPLRYPVEGLGDDAVREIRRLKARMESERMPRGADPTLHTKLGRGGLSDVEWTVQLMQMQHGWAEPGLRTTRTREALAAACAADLIPAEEAQTLDEAWVLASRVRNAVMLVRGRPGDTFPSNPRELTAVGRYLGYEPGHVGDMLDDYRRITRRARAVVEERFYGALG
- a CDS encoding putative protein N(5)-glutamine methyltransferase; translation: MQEFPPLDLSAVVTTLRAAGCVFAEDEAGLLLSTADGPAELAAMVERRAAGLPLEHVLGWAEFCGLRIAVDPGVFVPRRRTEFLVGQAAALAPERAVVVDLCCGSGALGAALTASLPGAELHAADVEPAAVRCARRNVGDRGTVYEGDLFEPLPRSLRGRVDVLLANVPYVPTGDVALLPPEARIHEPRVALDGGGDGLDVMRRVAAEAASWLAPGGSLLVEASERQAARAQEALRGSGLIPRVVVSEEWYATVVIGTRPR
- a CDS encoding acyl-CoA-like ligand-binding transcription factor; translated protein: MESSVGLRERKKAATRQAVHEATLRLTVENGFDHVTVEAVADAAGISRRTFSNYFTNKEDALLYGEEQQIGSLVRAVRERPADEPAWTALRAAVAEFSERVAPPEREWAVRTRLAMGHPSLLARQLGNHAAMERDLADAIALRRGPGGGPVRPMVLAAAFLSSLRIAMRMWIEEDLAREPGEVIDEILDEMGRDFRTEDRAPGAGSPDAAGGTPAPR